The following are encoded together in the Halococcus salifodinae DSM 8989 genome:
- a CDS encoding PH domain-containing protein, giving the protein MESLSPRVRVVWLVLAILGALIVGFGGTWALSRFVLPVDSWVGPAAAVVLAVLGGLYMLLRYRIWRFEIQDDAVYLERGVVTRVDSVVPFVRIQNVDTQRGPIERLVGLSSVVVYTAGTRGADVTIPGLAPDHARMIREQLRDLAIESEHDDAV; this is encoded by the coding sequence ATGGAGTCGCTTAGTCCGCGTGTTCGGGTCGTCTGGCTTGTGCTGGCGATTCTCGGTGCTCTGATCGTCGGGTTTGGCGGGACGTGGGCACTCAGCCGGTTCGTCCTCCCGGTCGATAGCTGGGTAGGACCGGCGGCTGCGGTAGTGCTCGCCGTTCTCGGTGGACTCTACATGCTCTTGCGCTACCGGATCTGGCGTTTCGAGATCCAGGACGACGCGGTCTACTTGGAACGTGGTGTCGTCACCCGCGTTGATTCGGTCGTACCGTTCGTGCGTATCCAGAACGTCGACACCCAACGCGGTCCTATCGAACGACTTGTGGGACTCTCGAGCGTCGTGGTCTATACGGCAGGGACGCGTGGTGCCGATGTGACGATTCCTGGCCTCGCGCCGGATCATGCGCGGATGATCCGTGAGCAGCTTCGTGACCTGGCCATCGAGAGCGAGCACGATGATGCTGTATAG
- a CDS encoding PH domain-containing protein, whose protein sequence is MYTLLEILRHLRFEYALTSDTLDVASGIVSRRERNVPVRRVQTLDISQGPLARLVGVAAIDLETAGGGETEVSLKYVADAEARRLQNEIQRLKQESDSNTGKLSADSAGIQTTESGAQSIDASEGGTSGGSEGVLFDLPLRDLLLVSAVRLNLRPLLPITLGVIAGTELLSGTLAAVIGRNPGLAVLVVVVGTVVAGPVATFARYYDFQLTDAGDELRYERGLLQRYSGSIPLGKIQTLLIHENVLERRFGYAGLDTITAGYAAQEVTQGTPSAIPLTDRESVFRFARSIEGFDFEDLTFTRPPKRARRRYAGRYVLFILFLTGALIALETLAGAGTTIAGIEMVMPELSVLDYWYAPLFLVPLVPVIAHLKWRNRGYAIGDDHVLTRNGFWNRGIEIVPYYRIQTVIHRRSIFQRRLGLATVVVDSAGSGPLSLLGGSARAIDIDAEEATELRETIHQRFGASLTARRQPSKAQMDTL, encoded by the coding sequence ATGTATACCCTGTTAGAAATTCTCCGTCACCTTCGCTTCGAGTACGCGCTGACCTCGGACACGCTCGATGTCGCGTCAGGAATCGTTTCGCGGCGCGAGCGCAACGTGCCAGTGCGACGGGTCCAGACGCTCGATATCAGCCAAGGCCCACTCGCACGGCTGGTCGGCGTCGCAGCAATCGATCTCGAAACTGCGGGCGGCGGTGAGACCGAGGTCAGTCTGAAATACGTGGCTGATGCTGAAGCACGCCGTCTCCAAAATGAGATACAGCGGCTGAAACAGGAGAGCGACTCAAACACCGGGAAGTTGTCCGCCGATTCAGCTGGAATCCAAACGACAGAATCGGGGGCTCAATCAATCGATGCATCCGAAGGCGGAACTTCAGGTGGATCTGAAGGAGTGCTATTTGACCTTCCGTTGCGCGATCTCCTGCTCGTGAGCGCCGTCCGACTCAACCTCCGTCCACTGCTCCCGATCACTCTCGGAGTGATTGCGGGCACAGAGTTACTCTCAGGAACGCTGGCTGCTGTTATCGGACGCAACCCCGGTCTCGCAGTCCTTGTTGTTGTCGTCGGAACAGTAGTTGCAGGTCCCGTGGCGACGTTCGCGCGCTACTATGATTTTCAGCTGACTGATGCTGGCGACGAACTGCGCTACGAGCGTGGGCTACTCCAGCGCTACAGCGGCTCCATCCCGCTCGGCAAAATTCAGACACTGCTGATCCACGAAAACGTTCTCGAACGTCGATTTGGGTACGCCGGTCTTGACACGATCACCGCAGGGTATGCAGCTCAGGAGGTTACCCAAGGTACTCCCTCGGCGATTCCGCTGACAGATCGTGAATCGGTCTTTCGATTTGCTCGCTCCATCGAGGGATTCGATTTCGAGGACCTCACATTCACACGGCCACCCAAGCGGGCGCGACGACGCTACGCTGGCCGGTACGTGTTGTTCATTCTGTTCCTCACTGGCGCGTTGATCGCGCTCGAGACGCTGGCTGGAGCAGGGACGACTATTGCTGGCATCGAGATGGTCATGCCGGAGCTGTCCGTTCTCGACTACTGGTACGCCCCACTCTTCTTGGTGCCCCTCGTTCCGGTCATTGCCCATCTCAAATGGCGCAATCGTGGATATGCTATCGGTGACGATCACGTTCTGACGCGGAACGGGTTCTGGAATCGAGGCATCGAGATCGTTCCCTACTACCGGATCCAGACGGTGATTCACCGGCGGTCGATCTTCCAGCGACGTCTCGGGCTTGCAACAGTTGTCGTGGATTCTGCTGGATCGGGGCCGCTTTCGCTCCTCGGTGGAAGTGCCCGCGCGATCGACATCGATGCTGAGGAAGCGACGGAACTGCGCGAAACGATCCATCAGCGCTTCGGTGCGAGTCTAACAGCCCGTCGTCAACCATCGAAAGCCCAAATGGACACATTATGA